A region of the Denticeps clupeoides chromosome 12, fDenClu1.1, whole genome shotgun sequence genome:
tcagtGTCCATGCCgcaaccaaaaaaattaaggaATATCTGTATCTTAAATGGTCATCTGTTGGTCAGCAAGTAGGATTCTGCCTTAACTATATATACAACTTTAACACTGTGATAAAACTGAGGAACCCTGAAAGTTTTCTTCACCACAGTCCAGTACTGCCCCAATGAACCAAACAAGGTTCCGTTCATCATGAGTCAAAGGGCCTGTAGGTGGAGCTCTGCTTCCATCTTGTGAGCCTTGCAGGTGATGTGACCAGATGACAGATGAGGCTTTAAGGGTCTTCTGTTAAATGCAGTCCTTTTGACTGAAAACCTTTGAGTTatgctaattttaaaatgacaccAGTGGCTGAACTTCCAGTTCTCAATGTAAAAAATATCTGAATTTAACTAGGCActgcattgtttgtttatttttaccaacttgtattatgatgataataatgttCAGAAATAAGCACAGATACATGATTATCCTGCAAGCCTTTAATTTTGTGCTCAGTTTTAATGATTTGATTCCTAATAAATCCTGATCTCTTTCTATCCCCGTTTCTCCCTGTCAGACCTCTGTTCTGTGGAGAGTCCGAAGCAGACCAGCTAGGCAAAATATTTGAGTAAGTGCCACCCAGAGCAGGGGAACAACAACAGTAAGATATGAGAAGAATTCCTGTATTTTAACATGGGAGGCATTCCTGCAGGGTCACTGGTTTGCCATCAGAGGAGGAGTGGCCTGCTGATGTAACACTCAAACGACACAACTTTAGCCCACGCAGCCCAAGGCCGATCACAGACTACGTTCCCGAGATCTGTGACCTCGGGGAGGACTTGTTGAAGgttaggacttttttttattttattatttatttatgtctatTAGAGAATTCATGCTGGTCAAACCACTCTTTTAATCCTGCTCTCGCTCTCCCCCTACAGAAAATGCTCACATTCAATCCCTTGAAAAGAATTTCTGCCCTGAATGCTCTTGAACACTCTTACCTAATGGAGGACTGAATTCCCCAGCCCACCTTTTACATTAAGCAAAAGAGGGTTTAAGGAGTGAGAGGCATGGCTAAACCAGAGGACCGAAACAATTACGAAATGGTGAATAACTGGAGACACAGTGCATAAATTTAGCAGCTTATTTCTGGGCACTAGGGATGAGATGAAATTTGTACATGAGACGCTGCCTCCAAAATTAGTGTGTAAAATATGCGTCGAGGAACATGGTGTATTTGACTAATCCCAAGTATTTTtatgttcatacattttttttcttttttgcattccGAATGTTTTCATTGTTGCCTACGTTAAGTGTTCTGTTTGGTTAGTAAGCAGTACTTCAAAACATTCATATTCCCCGAATTATTATAACCCCCTGGGCCGGAAAACAATCAGATTTTTGTTCTTCATGTATGGACCATAGCTCAAAAATCTGAAAACCAATCCAACCAAGTTCGCTTTAATTCCAAATTCAAGTGGCATCTATCTTTCAGCTACTTCTAGCAAAATAGTACTCTACGCTAACaggtttattttcttttatcttttatgTTATTGGGAACATGGTTGCAGACTACTGCAGTATTATGTTATATAATGATTCTAAAtgattgtattatttatgttcATCAAGTTGACACAGAAATGGGTTTACTGGTTTTGCATGAAGCCTTACAAATGAGCTCAGGTATTAATTTTTAGGTTTTGAACTGTTTTATTGGACTCCGAATTGAATAGGGGATTGTACTGTAATTGACCTGTGCTGGCAGTGGATGGATTGTGAAGAGGAAGAGTTTGGAttgaagcttttttttgttgttaaattgGATGCTTGAGTCTGTGGTCTTTATGCGAAGAACAAGGTTTTTGGTGTGTATGATTACGGCCGTGGGGAAAAATTAATCCTTGAAATATACCCTGTGCATTCCATATTAAAGAAGTCCTCCCAGTGATATGAACTGTATTTTGGATGCAGACTCGTGAGAGGCTGATGCAACAACCTTGTTGAGTTTTCTGTTAACTCCTGTTAGCCCGTGGGAAAAGGCCTCCTCCTTGCTGCTGACACTAGATGTTTTGTATGTGATCACATTTTATCTGGAAGGTTACCTACGTTTTTGGGAAACATGGAACAACTTAACATTCCATCATTTTGGTGATATTTAACGAAGCAGGATTTCACAGCTGGATAACTTCCACAGCAACAatcttttattaataatgttcatTAGTGCCTTTTTCTTGTGACAATATAGAATTTTGCCTCAAGTTATTTGGCAAATGTAGAAATCCTCCATTGTGAAATAGCACCCACTAATAAAAAGCTGCTGTTGAATTTTATTGGATAATCTTGCAGTGTGTTTGTTTACCCCCAAGGCTTGAAGCCTCCAGCTTCATTTCTGAATCTTATGAAACCGAGAACAAAGGCTTATCTCAATAAGTGTGCAAAATTAAGACAAGCCACATGGCGTTTGCAATTCGCAAAAGTCAAATTGAACACTAAAATGAGGTTCGTAGTCTCTTTCAAACTGAAGTCCGATAAGATGGTTATATCAGACTCCTCACTTGTTAAACATTGTCATCATGACAGttttagaaataaaagaatataGTACAACAGTAACACGGTATACTGAACGCAAAAATTATTACATtgaatgtgttaaatgttttgTGAAGATATAATGTTTGCAATTGCATTCTGTGCATCATTAACTTACTAAAGAGATAATACTTAAAAGACATTTGAAGTGCAACCTTTTCAAGTTTTCACATAACTGCAGTGATCtagcttttaaaaacatttcataataatttagTTGTCATTGTTGCTCACTGCAGATTATGACAATGCATTTATAACCTTAAACTTAACTTTGAACAGTTTGAATGCTTAAAGTTTGTTCAATTACTGACCCCTTGTGGATGCCAGCAATTTGCAGAACCAAAAATACCAAATCATTCTGGCCTGCAATGATGACATCATCTGTAAACCTGGGCACCAATGATaagaatatatattaatatcatACTATAGATGTTAaacattgttattatattttcaaGACAATATAAAAATAGTCTGTGAATTCACGTATACACAGTTATATCCAATTATGTGAAGTCAATGTCACACATGGAGTTTAAGGTGGTACTAATAACCCTAATAACCAATGCAAAGTtttgtaaaatggaaaaatgttaaGAGGAAGTCTGTGTGGCACAGCGGCTACCTGTGTGTGCCAAGTGCAAACCTTAGAGCATAATACTGTATGTGTCCAAAGCTATGCATATCTATTTTTAATCTGTACAGTCATGCTGTACATAGTCTGTACCAATGGGTGATGGTGCTGTTCCCTGTGATAAGAAATTCTGAGATCCTATAGAAGAGCATTTGGGTTGGCACTGGGGTCCTTCTGATTCCTGTATCGCATGGCCAGCCACACACCCAGGATCTGTTTGACAGGGAGAGAGATGTACATTGTCACTGATTCAAAGATCTGTAATCAATAGTAGTCCTGATTGGGATGGATACAAGTAACAGTCTTCACTGTTGTTTTGTACTGTACAATATGGTAATCTGAGCAATCGGAAAATTTTCATGCTATATGCCACACCCAATGTTCAGTGGAAAGCCTGGATGGGGTTTCCCTTCTAAAAATCTGAGAGTGACCCACCTCTGTGAAACTGAAGAACAGACCAACGCCTCCCAGTATTTTCAGAGCACTGCTGGACTTGAGCAACATCAGCTGGCCACAGGTAAAGCAGGTTTGTGATTTCTTACATTGCTGCAATTTATAGAAGGCAATGTTAACATAGAGGAGAACCCGTGTGTAACCCTTGTACATGGGTAAGAAAGAACTCTGCTTTTTATCCATTTGAATGGCTTTGCCTGTGTTTCTCTCTTACCGCCATGCACAGTTGGACGTCCCTGAGGAACTGCTCTGTGCTGGTGTTGAACAGGCCACAGCAGTCAAGATGCAGCTCTAAACTCTGGCGCATGTCATCATTCATTACGTTCCATGTGGTCTGCAGCAGTTTCTCCTGAGGACATGGATCAGATCAATTAGTGACAAATAATGCTTTATCAAAAATTCTTTGTAAGATTTATGGGAAGCCCTGGTCTGAAATCATGAACTCTATTCTACGGAACtaagaaaatatatgaaaaatattattatccAAATGTGTAttgaattaatatattaatattgttttatacacacatatatcctttgcaattttaaactgaattaattttttcatgttttactcactgttcaaatacatttaaatatcataatCTGGTTCAcatcacagaaaataaaatgatatcaATGTTGATCAATGTTTTGGTCTTTTTGGATTTATTCTCCTTGGTCTAAATGTTCATGATATGGGCTTTGCACCAGTCAGATACACATGAATGCGCAAATCAGATGTTGTAAGGGtgttaaataataaagaaagggtataaacttttttgtataatgtattaaataaaactgaataaaaataagaaaatggcACAGTATGCTTTAATAACCAGAGGAGAAAAATGCTAAAACTAACCTGTTGCCCAGTACTCAAGGCCAAGCACGAACACGACACCCCAAATTGAAAAATGAAGACTAGGAAAAGAATAACCATGTACTGAGAGGTGATGACAGGTCAAGGAATTGGCAGGATTGACACAAGAAGTCACCTACAAAGCTACTAGAGAGCAGGGGACAGCAAGATGTAGCAAAAGCAGCCTCGTGTAAAATATTCattctttggtgtgtgtgttagatggGGAGATTTTCTTTCAAACAATGCAATCATCCCACTGAAATCTCAGGTCCATTTATCTCTTAGGTTCCAGAGTAGTCCTCTAAGTCATCCTAAAAGcaagtgaaaatgacaaaagatACGAAAAAGAGAAGCACTTGATGGTGGCTCAGTGCTCCGATGATGCCGGCCACAGAGATGAGGAGAAGGAAAACACCCACAGCAATGACCCCTCCGATGATATGAATGCTGGAGACAATGCCGAAGCCCTTTCCCCATGCAGCCACTGCAATAAGGAGCATCCCGGAGAGCTAAGAAACAGATATGCATGAAGGTTAGATCATTATTTAAACCCAATATACTTTTTAACTGTGAGATTTTCCCCCTGCTTCCCTCAACTCCCACATGGATTTCCACGTGGTGCAGATTTCATTAAGCCCACATCTGATGCAACCAATTAGGCCACATCAAATCTACTGACAGCGTCCCAAAAATGCCAGAGCAATGGACAGTGGTTCACTGACGTTACGTTCAGAGCAGTTTCCAGCTCAATATGGTTAACATGGTACAAGGAAACACCAGTGCTAAAATAATTCAATTGGCCAATTTGATTCAAAGATTATAACTTACTTGTAATAATTGTGCTATAACATTCAGAGTTGCTTCAGTTGTGTAATTTGGCCTAAAAAGGATGTTTtattaaagaacatttaataaaactaatttacaacatgtgaacCGCTTTACGTGCATTGTAAATGATAGGTACTATCGACTGGGAGTCCGTGTTTGCTGGCCACTgttggaaaatgtgtaattaaattacagttactCATTTAAATAgtcatgattacaattttagttacatttttcatattgtGTACAAAACCATGCCAATATGTTCAGATTTTGGCTTGGTGTATCCTGCCCGCCGAATGAAATTACTAAGGGGTTAAATCAGTGGCACCCAACCTATCTAAGCAATTACAAAGTGCATCACAAGTGTCTATGCACTTGCATGCGCGCCCATTTTTCAGCGTGCAATTAATGGTATACTGTAaaatttttacacacaaacaagtCAGAAGACAAAAgggccaattttttttatccagtttGGGATGCTTTTTTCCTCAAATTCATATAAGTCCGTATGTGCATAGCAAGGTTTTACTGAAGTAGGAGCTGTTTTTCAAACTGATGCACAAAAGCTATGAGACCCGAGTTTGCTGCTGCTAAAACAGACAAATGCAGCTGAAATGTTGTTAAAGAAGCATTTGAAGGGTCTGCAGGTGCACTGTTTACTGGCTCTAAAATAAAGTTGAGATCATGCATGGACATGCTGTTATCTCGGAGTCCAGATACACAGCGATGTAAGAGAATGGCAGATGACATTGACGCGAGGGTTTCTATGAGATAATTGTCTGTAAGATCATTTCCATCACAACTGATGGTACTCTAGCAGTTTTTGGCTGACTAGTTCCTGAAACGTTCCAATATGAACATGCACAGCTAGAGAACAACCGTTTCGGATGCAAAGTCAGTTAATCGCTTGTCAAATTCTGACAAGATCTGATTTCCTTCATAATGTGAAAAGTCAAGTCTATGCCCTGATGCTGAAGTTCTGCCTGCATGTGAGGAAATGTCCTGTGTTCCAGGTCTAGTAGTTGTAGTTGCTTTTAAATGGCTTCTCAGAACTGATCATGTGGTGCCTGTATTGATGTGGATTGTACTGTTTCTTTAGTAGTAGCACTATTCCACTTGAATAGAAACACACTccaaataaatattacattattgAGATCCTGTTCAGACCGTGGTTAAAGAtatgttgaactttgacctttgtgtTCTGAGCTGCATTGTCACACCACCAATagaaacaagtgaaagtgaagtgattgttattgtgaaacactgcagcacggcacacagtgcacacaatgaaatgagtccttttaacccatcactgcagtgggcagccatgacaggcgccaggagaacagtgtgtggggacggtactttttgctcagtggcacctcagtggcaccttggcggaaaccttttgattacaggtcaCCGCTAGGTTTAGGTCACTG
Encoded here:
- the LOC114801104 gene encoding tetraspanin-31-like codes for the protein MTCGTFLCVKNALCSLNVVYLLSGMLLIAVAAWGKGFGIVSSIHIIGGVIAVGVFLLLISVAGIIGALSHHQVLLFFYMVILFLVFIFQFGVSCSCLALSTGQQEKLLQTTWNVMNDDMRQSLELHLDCCGLFNTSTEQFLRDVQLCMAQCKKSQTCFTCGQLMLLKSSSALKILGGVGLFFSFTEILGVWLAMRYRNQKDPSANPNALL